One window from the genome of Sphaerotilus microaerophilus encodes:
- a CDS encoding NAD(P)H-dependent flavin oxidoreductase — MNPNSTATPIPTPQAIRTPLCDLLGCHYPIVQTAMGWVAGSSLVAATTNAGGFGFLAGATIAADRIEAEILRVKELTGGKPFGLNFHMFQPNAQQLLDLAVKHRLRAVSYGRGPDKKTIARLRDAGIHCMPTVGALKHAQKAIEMGANIITIQGGEGGGHTGSVPTTVLLPQVVDAVNVPVVAAGGFYDGRGLVAALAYGAQGIAMGTRFLMTRDSGVPDATLQRYLATRDAEKIQISYLVDGMPQRMIPNEYMAMLEKASAFKRLRIALSLALQWKAQTGMTLSHAFGVVWQAMREDSASVAQTVMAANAPMLLQRSMVEGRPSEGVMSAGQVAALIGRLDSCEELIGAMVAQAGERIAALQPLGAAA, encoded by the coding sequence GTGAACCCCAACTCAACCGCGACCCCGATCCCGACCCCGCAGGCCATCCGCACGCCGCTGTGCGACCTGCTGGGTTGCCACTACCCGATCGTCCAGACGGCGATGGGCTGGGTGGCCGGCTCCTCACTGGTGGCGGCCACCACCAATGCCGGCGGTTTCGGCTTCCTGGCCGGCGCGACGATCGCCGCCGACCGCATCGAGGCCGAGATCCTGCGCGTCAAGGAGCTCACCGGCGGCAAGCCCTTCGGCCTGAACTTCCACATGTTCCAGCCCAATGCGCAGCAGTTGCTCGATCTGGCCGTCAAGCACCGGCTGCGCGCCGTCAGCTACGGCCGCGGACCCGACAAGAAGACCATAGCGCGGCTGCGTGACGCCGGCATTCACTGCATGCCCACGGTGGGCGCACTCAAGCATGCGCAAAAGGCCATCGAGATGGGCGCCAACATCATCACCATCCAGGGTGGTGAGGGTGGCGGCCACACCGGCAGCGTGCCCACCACGGTCTTGCTGCCGCAGGTGGTGGACGCGGTGAACGTGCCGGTGGTGGCGGCCGGCGGCTTCTACGATGGCCGTGGTCTGGTGGCCGCGCTGGCCTACGGCGCACAGGGCATCGCGATGGGCACGCGGTTCCTGATGACGCGCGACTCCGGCGTGCCCGACGCCACGCTGCAGCGCTACCTGGCCACCCGTGACGCCGAGAAGATCCAGATCTCCTACCTGGTCGACGGCATGCCGCAGCGCATGATCCCCAACGAATACATGGCCATGCTGGAGAAGGCCTCGGCCTTCAAACGCCTGCGCATCGCGCTGAGCCTGGCCCTGCAGTGGAAGGCACAGACCGGCATGACGCTGAGCCACGCCTTCGGCGTGGTCTGGCAGGCGATGCGCGAGGACTCGGCCAGCGTCGCCCAGACGGTGATGGCGGCCAACGCGCCAATGCTGCTGCAGCGCTCGATGGTCGAGGGCCGCCCCTCCGAGGGCGTGATGTCGGCCGGCCAGGTGGCTGCGCTGATCGGTCGGCTCGACTCCTGCGAGGAATTGATCGGCGCCATGGTGGCGCAGGCCGGCGAGCGCATCGCCGCATTGCAGCCGCTGGGTGCGGCGGCCTGA
- a CDS encoding enoyl-CoA hydratase family protein translates to MTQEQFSSRVHDNGVAEVVIDRPPVNALNSAGWYGLAAEIDALGRRLEVRVIVVRAEGRGFCAGVDIKELASNDRLIVDVNAGNYATFKAVHLNKVPVIAAVHGFVLGGGIGICGAADIVIAAEDASFGLPEVDRGAMGGAAHLQRMFGVQKTRYLFFTGDMIGASEALRLGAIERVVPREQLRDTALAIAAKIAAKSPAMIRIAKEALTGIEDGNLEDKYRWEQGFTLQAYMSPDSAETRHAFVEKRDAKF, encoded by the coding sequence ATGACACAAGAACAGTTCTCTTCCCGTGTGCACGACAACGGCGTGGCCGAGGTCGTCATCGACCGGCCGCCGGTCAATGCGCTGAATTCCGCCGGGTGGTACGGCTTGGCGGCCGAGATCGATGCGCTGGGCCGCCGGCTCGAGGTGCGGGTGATCGTGGTCCGCGCCGAGGGCCGGGGCTTCTGCGCCGGCGTCGACATCAAGGAGCTGGCGAGCAACGACCGGCTGATCGTCGACGTCAACGCCGGCAACTACGCCACCTTCAAGGCGGTGCACCTGAACAAGGTGCCGGTGATCGCCGCGGTGCACGGCTTCGTGCTGGGTGGTGGCATCGGCATTTGCGGCGCGGCCGACATCGTCATTGCTGCCGAAGATGCCAGTTTCGGCCTGCCCGAGGTCGACCGTGGCGCGATGGGCGGCGCCGCCCACCTGCAGCGCATGTTCGGTGTGCAGAAGACGCGCTACCTGTTCTTCACTGGCGACATGATCGGCGCATCCGAAGCGCTGCGCCTGGGCGCCATCGAGCGCGTGGTGCCGCGCGAGCAGCTGCGCGACACCGCGCTGGCCATCGCCGCGAAGATCGCCGCCAAGAGCCCGGCCATGATCCGCATCGCCAAGGAGGCGCTGACCGGCATCGAGGACGGCAACCTCGAAGACAAGTACCGCTGGGAGCAGGGCTTCACGCTGCAGGCCTACATGAGCCCGGATTCGGCCGAGACACGCCACGCCTTCGTCGAGAAGCGCGACGCCAAGTTCTGA
- a CDS encoding acyl-CoA dehydrogenase family protein, with product MDLNYTPAQQAFRAEVRDWLSKNVPAEPFASYDTREGFNQHRQWEAKLAEAGWSSVTWPTELGGRGSDLIEWLIFEEEYWAADAPMRVNQNGILLLGPTLMEFGTPEQKARFLPATARCDAMWAQGWSEPNAGSDMAAISSRALRVSDGDGDHYVLNGQKTWSTRAIFANWLFGLFRSDPASSRHRGLSYLLVPLDAPGITIRPIQALNGKQAFAEVFFDDVRVPVENRIGGEGQGWNVAMATAGFERGLLLRSPARYQRTAQKLVQLYRQHQVEADRDPSIRESVLRAWMGAEAYTLASYHVVGRLLKGATIGAEASTNKIFWSELDLQMHETAMRILGPRAELRDDPEVHDWLEGFLFAQAGSIYAGSNEIQRNIIAERLLGLPKS from the coding sequence ATGGACCTGAACTACACCCCCGCGCAACAGGCCTTCCGGGCCGAGGTACGCGACTGGCTGAGCAAGAACGTGCCGGCCGAACCCTTCGCCAGCTACGACACGCGCGAAGGCTTCAATCAGCACCGCCAATGGGAAGCCAAGCTGGCCGAAGCCGGCTGGAGCAGCGTGACCTGGCCCACCGAACTGGGCGGGCGCGGCAGTGACCTCATCGAGTGGCTGATCTTCGAGGAGGAGTACTGGGCCGCCGACGCGCCAATGCGTGTCAACCAGAACGGCATCCTGCTGCTGGGGCCTACGCTGATGGAGTTCGGCACGCCCGAGCAGAAGGCGCGCTTCCTGCCCGCCACCGCCCGCTGCGACGCGATGTGGGCCCAGGGCTGGAGCGAGCCCAATGCTGGCTCGGACATGGCCGCGATCAGCAGCCGCGCCCTGCGTGTCAGTGACGGTGATGGAGACCACTACGTCCTCAACGGGCAGAAGACCTGGTCCACGCGGGCCATCTTCGCCAACTGGCTGTTCGGACTGTTCCGCAGCGATCCGGCCTCCAGCCGCCACCGTGGCCTGAGCTACCTGTTGGTGCCGCTCGACGCGCCGGGCATCACCATCCGCCCGATCCAGGCACTCAACGGCAAGCAGGCCTTTGCCGAGGTGTTCTTCGACGACGTGCGTGTGCCGGTGGAGAACAGGATCGGGGGGGAAGGTCAGGGCTGGAACGTGGCCATGGCCACGGCCGGCTTCGAGCGCGGCCTGCTGTTGCGCTCGCCGGCGCGCTACCAGCGCACAGCGCAGAAGCTGGTGCAGCTCTACCGCCAGCACCAGGTCGAGGCCGATCGCGATCCGTCGATCCGCGAGTCCGTGCTGCGCGCCTGGATGGGCGCCGAGGCCTACACATTGGCCTCCTACCATGTGGTGGGGCGGCTCCTCAAGGGCGCCACGATCGGTGCCGAGGCCAGCACCAACAAAATCTTCTGGTCGGAGCTGGACCTGCAGATGCACGAGACCGCGATGCGCATCCTCGGCCCGCGTGCCGAACTGCGGGACGATCCCGAGGTGCACGACTGGCTGGAAGGATTCCTCTTCGCGCAGGCCGGTTCGATCTACGCCGGCAGCAACGAGATTCAGCGCAACATCATCGCCGAGCGCCTGCTCGGCCTGCCCAAGTCCTAA
- a CDS encoding acetyl-CoA C-acetyltransferase: MAEAFIVDALRSPTGKRKGSLAHVHGADLGAHVIKALVERNDVPAADYDDVIFGCVDTIGALAGDIARTSWLAAGMPLSVPGTTVDRQCGSSQQAIHFAAQAVMSGTQDVVLAGGVQTMSSIPISSAMLAGQPLGFTTPFAESLGWRERFGDAPVNQFYAAQRIADHWSLSREDLEVFAKESHDRALAAIAAGRFDREIVPFPLPQGEFFMDETARASTLEKMATLQPVDAAYPKITAAVSSSTCDAAAAVLVVSEAALKRYGLTPRARIHHLSVRADDPIWHLTAPIPATAHALKKAGMKLADIDRVEINEAFASVVLAWLRETDYPHERTNVNGGAIALGHPLGASGAKLMTTLLHELERSGGRYGLQTMCEGGGQANVTIIERL, encoded by the coding sequence ATGGCAGAAGCCTTCATCGTCGATGCCCTGCGTTCGCCCACCGGCAAGCGCAAGGGATCGCTCGCCCATGTGCACGGCGCCGATCTGGGCGCGCACGTCATCAAGGCGCTGGTGGAGCGCAACGATGTGCCGGCCGCCGATTACGACGACGTGATCTTCGGTTGTGTCGACACCATCGGTGCCCTGGCCGGCGACATCGCCCGTACCAGTTGGCTGGCCGCCGGCATGCCCCTGAGCGTTCCCGGCACGACCGTGGACCGGCAATGCGGCAGCTCGCAGCAGGCCATCCACTTCGCCGCCCAGGCGGTGATGAGTGGCACCCAGGATGTGGTGCTGGCCGGCGGCGTGCAGACCATGAGCAGCATCCCGATCTCGTCGGCGATGCTGGCCGGTCAGCCGCTGGGCTTCACCACGCCCTTTGCCGAGAGCCTGGGCTGGCGCGAACGTTTCGGCGATGCGCCGGTGAACCAGTTCTACGCCGCCCAACGCATCGCCGACCACTGGAGTCTCAGCCGCGAGGACCTGGAGGTCTTCGCCAAGGAAAGCCACGACCGTGCGCTGGCGGCCATCGCTGCCGGGCGTTTCGACCGGGAGATCGTGCCCTTCCCCCTGCCGCAAGGTGAGTTCTTCATGGACGAGACTGCGCGTGCCAGCACCCTGGAGAAGATGGCCACGCTGCAGCCAGTGGACGCGGCCTATCCCAAGATCACGGCGGCGGTGTCGAGCTCCACCTGCGATGCCGCAGCGGCGGTGCTGGTCGTCAGCGAGGCTGCCCTCAAGCGCTACGGCCTGACGCCGCGTGCACGCATCCACCACCTCAGCGTGCGCGCCGACGACCCGATCTGGCACCTGACCGCACCCATCCCGGCGACCGCCCACGCGCTGAAGAAGGCCGGCATGAAGCTGGCTGACATCGACCGGGTCGAGATCAACGAGGCCTTCGCCTCGGTGGTACTGGCCTGGCTGCGCGAGACCGACTACCCGCACGAGCGCACCAACGTCAACGGCGGCGCCATAGCGCTGGGCCACCCGCTGGGCGCCTCGGGCGCCAAATTGATGACCACGCTGCTGCATGAGCTCGAACGCAGCGGCGGCCGCTACGGCCTGCAGACCATGTGCGAGGGGGGTGGCCAGGCCAATGTCACCATCATCGAACGGCTCTGA
- a CDS encoding SDR family oxidoreductase — translation MGICDQRTVIITGAGAGLGRAYAQAFAAEGANVVVNDIRQDAAEAVAAELLAAGGRALANSGDICSIAGAQAIVDAAVAEFGEVHVLVNNAGILRDRMFLSLTEDDWDAVMRVHLRGHFCLANVLGRRWRDAAKAGSKVDARIINTSSGAGLQGSIGQSNYVAAKGGIAALTLVQAAELARYGITVNCLAPAARTAMTEAGMPDMVKKPESGFDVWDPLNVASIVVWLGSPLSAHVTGRCFEAKGGEISVADGWHTGQITDKGARWVPAELGAVVDRLIAEAPRPQKVYGS, via the coding sequence ATGGGTATCTGCGATCAACGCACCGTCATCATCACCGGCGCAGGTGCCGGCCTGGGCCGCGCCTATGCGCAAGCCTTCGCCGCCGAGGGCGCCAACGTGGTGGTCAACGACATCCGCCAGGATGCCGCCGAAGCCGTGGCAGCCGAACTGCTGGCCGCCGGCGGACGTGCGCTGGCCAACAGCGGCGACATCTGCAGCATCGCCGGTGCGCAGGCCATCGTCGATGCCGCCGTGGCCGAGTTTGGCGAGGTGCATGTGCTGGTCAACAACGCCGGCATCCTGCGCGACCGCATGTTCCTGTCGCTCACCGAGGACGACTGGGACGCCGTGATGCGCGTGCACCTGCGCGGCCACTTTTGCCTGGCCAATGTGCTGGGCCGGCGCTGGCGCGACGCGGCCAAGGCCGGAAGCAAGGTCGATGCGCGCATCATCAACACCAGCTCGGGCGCTGGCCTGCAGGGTTCGATCGGCCAGAGCAACTATGTCGCCGCCAAGGGCGGCATCGCCGCGCTGACCCTGGTGCAGGCCGCCGAGCTGGCACGCTACGGCATCACCGTCAACTGCCTGGCCCCGGCCGCGCGCACCGCCATGACCGAGGCCGGCATGCCCGACATGGTGAAGAAGCCCGAGAGCGGCTTCGACGTGTGGGATCCGCTGAACGTCGCCTCGATCGTGGTCTGGCTGGGCAGCCCGCTGTCGGCCCACGTGACCGGCCGCTGCTTCGAGGCCAAGGGCGGCGAGATCTCGGTGGCCGACGGCTGGCACACCGGCCAGATCACTGACAAGGGCGCACGCTGGGTGCCCGCCGAGCTGGGCGCCGTGGTGGATCGGTTGATCGCCGAGGCACCCCGGCCGCAGAAGGTCTACGGCAGCTGA
- a CDS encoding acyl-CoA dehydrogenase family protein gives MRLDFTPEEEAFRAEIAGWLAQHLSGPFEAVRHRGGPGDEDADPALRKAWECELAAGRWTCVGWPREWGGRGLSIEQQLIFHEEYARAGAPGRLGHLGEGLVGPTLLALGTDAQRERFLPGIRAGTEYWCQGYSESGAGSDLANVQTRATRDAASGDWIVHGQKVWTSWALESDWIFVLARSESGSKGHKGLSFLLMPLDQPGIEIRPIRQLTGGAEFNEVFFDGARAQAADIVGQPGDGWAVAMALLAFERGASTLGQQMHFTQELELVMRLARENGTARDPHLRARIAQAWAGLRVLRYNALRMLSGPQDGRLRPEALMYKYCWSNWHRDLGKLALDVMGIDGDLRDHPLPLRLLQQSALFARSDTIYAGTNEIQLNLIAERALGMPRAPRPA, from the coding sequence ATGCGTCTTGACTTCACCCCCGAGGAAGAGGCCTTCCGGGCCGAGATCGCCGGCTGGCTGGCGCAACACCTGAGCGGCCCGTTCGAGGCGGTGCGCCACCGCGGCGGCCCGGGCGACGAGGACGCCGATCCGGCGTTGCGCAAGGCCTGGGAGTGCGAGCTCGCCGCCGGTCGCTGGACCTGTGTGGGCTGGCCGCGCGAGTGGGGCGGCCGCGGCCTGTCGATCGAGCAGCAGCTGATCTTCCACGAGGAATACGCCCGCGCCGGCGCCCCTGGCCGCCTGGGCCACCTGGGCGAAGGCCTGGTCGGCCCCACGCTGCTGGCCCTGGGCACCGATGCCCAGCGCGAACGCTTCCTGCCCGGCATCCGTGCCGGCACCGAATACTGGTGCCAGGGCTACAGCGAGTCCGGCGCCGGCTCCGACCTGGCTAACGTGCAAACCCGTGCCACGCGCGACGCCGCCAGCGGCGACTGGATCGTGCACGGCCAGAAGGTCTGGACCTCCTGGGCACTGGAATCCGACTGGATCTTCGTGCTGGCACGCAGCGAGTCCGGCAGCAAGGGCCACAAGGGGCTGAGCTTCCTGCTGATGCCGCTGGACCAGCCGGGCATCGAGATCCGACCGATCCGCCAGCTCACCGGCGGCGCCGAGTTCAATGAGGTGTTCTTCGACGGCGCCCGCGCCCAGGCCGCCGACATCGTGGGCCAGCCGGGTGATGGCTGGGCCGTGGCCATGGCGCTGCTGGCCTTCGAGCGCGGCGCCTCCACGCTGGGCCAGCAGATGCACTTCACGCAGGAGTTGGAGCTGGTCATGCGGCTGGCGCGCGAGAACGGTACCGCGCGAGATCCGCACCTGCGCGCGCGCATCGCCCAGGCCTGGGCCGGCCTGCGCGTGCTGCGCTACAACGCGCTGCGCATGCTCTCGGGCCCGCAGGACGGCCGCCTGCGTCCTGAGGCGCTGATGTACAAGTACTGCTGGTCCAACTGGCACCGTGACCTGGGCAAGTTGGCGCTGGACGTGATGGGCATCGACGGCGATTTGCGCGATCACCCGTTGCCGCTGCGGCTGCTGCAGCAGTCGGCGCTGTTTGCGCGGTCCGACACCATTTACGCCGGCACCAACGAAATCCAGCTCAATCTGATCGCCGAGCGCGCGCTGGGCATGCCCCGGGCGCCGCGGCCAGCCTGA
- a CDS encoding acyl-CoA dehydrogenase family protein has protein sequence MNFSLTDDQLMIRDAAADFLAKAGSSAALRAVIDGGSDGGFDAALWQQLGAEMGWCATAIPEDLGGLGLGTVEQVLLFEQMGRRLLCSPFFATVALAANALQLLGGAAAQQRWLPPIAAGELRATLALAGRGVGLGEPGVTAQRSGQGWWLDGELAHVPDGASAELVLVLARLAEGGLGLFAVPAEGLDRRPCETWDCSRPLARLTLKAVTLDAAARLDEGALDPAALQTMEARAALLLAAEQLGGAQQCLDLTLAYTAERSQFGQKIAAFQAVKHRCALMMVEIEATRSLIYGAAALADSGAAAAALRLEAGAAKARAGEAFFFCAQEAIQLHGGVGFTWEYDPHLYFKRAQASGHWLGSADQWRERIAAALLD, from the coding sequence ATGAACTTCTCTCTGACCGATGACCAGCTGATGATCCGGGACGCGGCGGCCGACTTCCTGGCCAAGGCCGGCAGCAGCGCCGCGCTGCGCGCGGTGATCGATGGCGGCAGCGACGGTGGATTCGACGCCGCGCTGTGGCAGCAGCTGGGGGCCGAGATGGGCTGGTGCGCTACGGCCATCCCCGAAGACCTGGGCGGCCTCGGCCTGGGCACGGTGGAGCAGGTGCTGCTGTTCGAGCAGATGGGCCGGCGTCTGCTGTGCTCGCCCTTCTTCGCCACCGTGGCGCTGGCCGCCAATGCGCTGCAGCTGCTGGGCGGCGCCGCGGCGCAGCAGCGGTGGCTGCCGCCTATCGCCGCCGGCGAGCTGCGTGCCACGCTGGCCCTGGCCGGCCGCGGCGTAGGACTGGGCGAGCCGGGCGTCACGGCGCAGCGCAGCGGCCAGGGCTGGTGGCTGGACGGCGAGCTGGCGCATGTGCCCGATGGCGCCAGCGCCGAGCTGGTGCTGGTGCTGGCGCGGCTGGCCGAGGGTGGGCTGGGCCTGTTTGCGGTGCCGGCCGAAGGCCTGGACCGCAGGCCCTGCGAGACCTGGGACTGCAGCCGACCGCTGGCCCGCCTGACGCTCAAGGCCGTGACGCTCGATGCCGCGGCGCGGCTGGACGAGGGCGCGCTGGACCCGGCGGCGCTGCAGACCATGGAGGCCCGCGCGGCCCTGCTGCTGGCGGCCGAGCAGCTGGGCGGTGCGCAGCAATGCCTGGACCTGACCCTGGCCTACACCGCCGAGCGCAGCCAGTTCGGCCAAAAGATCGCTGCCTTTCAGGCCGTCAAGCACCGCTGCGCGCTGATGATGGTGGAGATCGAGGCCACGCGCTCGCTGATCTACGGCGCCGCGGCGCTGGCCGACTCGGGCGCCGCGGCGGCGGCCCTGCGCCTGGAAGCCGGTGCCGCCAAGGCGCGCGCTGGTGAGGCTTTCTTCTTCTGTGCCCAGGAGGCCATCCAGCTGCACGGCGGCGTGGGCTTCACCTGGGAATACGACCCGCACCTGTACTTCAAGCGCGCGCAGGCGTCCGGCCACTGGCTGGGCAGCGCCGACCAGTGGCGCGAGCGCATCGCCGCGGCCTTGCTCGACTGA
- a CDS encoding amidase, which produces MSPSSNGSEAKAVALPLPEYEGWDATSMAALIRDGQLSALEVLEAAIARAEARTGANGLNAISHRHHEQARAAASRLAGLGPAERARRAAGAPLLGVPFLLKDLGLALQGTVTSHGCAFFQDAVADHDSTLVQRYKAAGLNIFGKTISPEFGQTATTESRWYGRTLNPWNRALSSGGSSGGSAVAVAAGVLPVAHASDGGGSIRIPASHCGLFGLKPSRGRLPTGPRMLEGWMGLSTHHVISRSVRDSALLLQLTQGAEPGSRTAPPSDDMLGALQRPPRTLRIGLLETNPFGLPVHPDCQDAARRAAALCESLGHQVEPVPLPLPAALVGEMFAGMGVVTTTGLLASVHAREQQLGRAVRESELEAVSWGNIDRARGHSAEQLLAARASFDQVGRLFDLFFAGHDLLLSPVTAAPPPPLGAMSLDQPYDDYVKAAVMASPFTALFNMSGHPAMSVPLHWNAAGLPLGAQFVADLGAETRLLALAAQLEQAAPWAARRPPA; this is translated from the coding sequence ATGTCACCATCATCGAACGGCTCTGAGGCCAAGGCGGTGGCGCTGCCCCTGCCCGAGTACGAAGGTTGGGACGCCACCTCGATGGCGGCCCTGATCCGCGACGGCCAGCTCAGCGCGCTGGAGGTGCTGGAAGCGGCCATCGCCCGCGCGGAAGCGCGCACCGGGGCCAACGGCCTGAATGCCATCAGCCACCGCCACCACGAGCAGGCGCGCGCCGCGGCCAGCCGGCTGGCCGGCCTGGGCCCGGCCGAGCGCGCCCGGCGTGCCGCCGGCGCGCCGCTGCTGGGCGTGCCCTTCCTGCTCAAGGACCTGGGCCTGGCGCTGCAAGGCACCGTCACCAGCCATGGCTGTGCCTTCTTCCAGGACGCGGTGGCAGACCACGATTCCACCCTGGTGCAGCGTTACAAAGCGGCCGGCCTCAACATCTTCGGCAAGACCATCTCGCCTGAGTTCGGCCAGACCGCCACCACCGAGTCGCGCTGGTACGGCCGCACCCTCAACCCCTGGAACCGCGCCTTGAGCAGCGGCGGCTCGTCCGGTGGCTCGGCGGTGGCGGTGGCCGCTGGCGTGCTGCCGGTGGCCCATGCCAGCGACGGGGGCGGCTCGATCCGCATCCCGGCCTCGCACTGCGGCCTGTTCGGCCTCAAGCCCAGCCGCGGGCGTCTGCCCACCGGGCCGCGCATGCTGGAGGGCTGGATGGGCCTGTCCACGCACCATGTCATCAGCCGCTCGGTGCGCGACAGCGCGCTGCTGCTGCAGCTGACCCAGGGCGCCGAGCCCGGCAGCCGTACCGCGCCGCCGTCCGACGACATGCTGGGCGCGCTGCAGCGGCCGCCGCGCACGCTGCGCATCGGGCTGCTGGAGACCAACCCGTTCGGCCTGCCGGTGCACCCCGACTGTCAGGACGCCGCGCGCCGTGCTGCCGCGCTGTGCGAGTCGCTGGGCCACCAGGTCGAGCCGGTGCCGCTGCCGCTGCCGGCCGCGCTGGTGGGCGAGATGTTCGCCGGCATGGGCGTGGTCACCACCACCGGCCTGCTGGCCAGCGTGCACGCCCGCGAGCAGCAGCTGGGCCGCGCTGTGCGCGAGAGCGAGCTCGAAGCCGTGAGCTGGGGCAACATTGACCGTGCCCGCGGCCACAGCGCCGAGCAGTTGCTGGCGGCGCGCGCCAGCTTCGACCAGGTGGGTCGGCTGTTCGACCTGTTTTTCGCCGGCCACGACCTGCTGCTTTCGCCGGTCACTGCCGCGCCGCCGCCGCCGCTGGGCGCGATGTCGCTCGACCAGCCCTATGACGACTATGTCAAGGCCGCAGTGATGGCCTCGCCCTTCACCGCCCTGTTCAACATGAGCGGCCACCCGGCCATGTCGGTGCCGCTGCACTGGAACGCCGCCGGCCTGCCGCTGGGCGCGCAGTTCGTGGCCGACCTCGGCGCCGAGACCCGGTTGCTGGCTCTCGCGGCCCAACTGGAGCAGGCGGCGCCCTGGGCCGCGCGCCGCCCCCCGGCGTGA
- a CDS encoding acyl-CoA dehydrogenase family protein yields the protein MDFTFTEDQQAFRDSVSRFLMVEAAPEKLREIWQTDAGRSPVMRAKMAHQGLTALSVPEAHGGLGLGDIDWALMTQELGYFAIPDSLADSAYLASGLLASLPDGDLLRQTWMPRIVDGSGRIAVGHPVNPWVADAHLADLLLLCVQGAEGCRWHALQRSEVQVQPVTSIDASRRLAEVSWEPAETSVVAEGALAQRLADELLDRAALGTAGQLIGLAQRMLDLTVDYAAQRKQFGKPIGSFQAVKHHLADVVTQIEFAKPVLYRAACAMEEPAAQRSVRVSHAKLACAEAAWLAARKGIQVHGAMGYTWEVDLQMFMKRAWVLDAAWGDRAFHKARLADGLLADGAPLGPGATFHR from the coding sequence ATGGACTTCACCTTCACCGAGGATCAGCAGGCCTTCCGGGACTCCGTCAGTCGTTTCCTGATGGTCGAGGCCGCCCCAGAGAAGCTGCGCGAGATCTGGCAAACCGACGCCGGTCGATCGCCTGTGATGCGCGCCAAGATGGCCCACCAGGGGCTGACCGCGCTGTCGGTCCCCGAAGCCCACGGCGGCCTCGGTCTGGGCGACATCGACTGGGCACTGATGACCCAGGAGCTGGGTTACTTCGCCATCCCCGACTCGCTGGCCGACAGTGCCTACCTAGCCAGCGGTCTGCTTGCCTCGCTGCCCGACGGTGACCTGCTGCGACAGACCTGGATGCCGCGCATCGTCGACGGTTCGGGGCGCATCGCAGTGGGCCACCCGGTCAATCCCTGGGTGGCGGACGCGCATCTGGCGGACTTGCTGTTACTGTGTGTGCAGGGCGCCGAGGGCTGTCGCTGGCATGCGCTCCAGCGCAGCGAGGTGCAGGTGCAGCCAGTCACCAGCATCGATGCCTCGCGCCGCCTGGCCGAGGTGAGCTGGGAGCCCGCAGAGACCAGCGTCGTGGCCGAGGGCGCGCTGGCACAGCGCCTGGCTGACGAACTGCTCGATCGTGCCGCCCTCGGAACCGCGGGACAGCTCATCGGGCTGGCCCAGCGCATGCTCGACCTGACAGTGGACTATGCCGCTCAGCGCAAGCAGTTTGGCAAGCCGATTGGGTCATTCCAGGCCGTCAAGCACCATCTGGCCGATGTGGTGACGCAGATCGAGTTCGCCAAGCCCGTGCTGTACCGCGCGGCCTGCGCGATGGAGGAGCCCGCTGCGCAGCGGTCGGTGCGGGTGTCACACGCCAAGCTGGCCTGCGCCGAGGCCGCCTGGCTGGCGGCGCGCAAGGGCATCCAGGTGCACGGCGCGATGGGCTACACCTGGGAAGTGGACCTGCAGATGTTCATGAAGCGTGCCTGGGTGCTCGATGCCGCTTGGGGCGACCGCGCCTTCCACAAGGCCCGGCTGGCCGACGGGCTGCTGGCTGACGGTGCGCCGCTCGGCCCCGGCGCCACCTTCCACCGCTGA